In Cataglyphis hispanica isolate Lineage 1 chromosome 8, ULB_Chis1_1.0, whole genome shotgun sequence, the DNA window atatgtttttttttatactttgataCGATATActccataataatttttcacgctTGGATTAGATTTCACGGAGACAAAAGCACGTGTCATGCGTAAATAAAACCGCTCACCTTCCGATATATCCTTTCCGTCGATCGAACAGCTTGAGATCCGACAGCCAGCCAAGGCCGAGTCTACCGCACAAGTCGAGAGCAGCGGAGATGGCCACCAGATAACCAGCCTCCGATTTGGTGTAACCGGCGGCGTGAACGTACGCCGGCAGATAGTACAACATATACGGGCTGCCAGTGGACATTAAACTGACGGAGATACACATCATGATGAACTGTGGATTCTTCAGCAGTGACAAATCGATATAGCGCGTGACTCTCTGCATGAACGTAATCTTAGATTCCGTCGATGCTGCCGTTGGTGTCAAGGATGGCATCCTGCTTGGCGGTGACGATGGCGGCTGTTGCTGTTCTGTCGGACCCATCGCCGTCACAGATGATCTCAGCGATCTCAGCGACGATCTCGCGGCCTTGTACACGCACGTCGAGTCCGTCGACAGATCTTCCACGCTGTGCAGAATGCTGGAACTGCGAATCTTGGATATGGACTTCATAGGAAGACCTTCACCCATCACGTCCTTTTCCTCATCGCTATCGGTTAATTCGACCGCCACTATATTGCTGTTCTGGTGAAACAGTTCATTCAACATATTGTGACGGGCAGTTGGATCATTGGCGAATAACAGCTCCAATTTCTGTTGCGTTGACTTGTCCTGATCCTAGAGAGATCGGagagataaattatgattCGTCATTTCTTACATTAGTCGAAATTTCAACTTTCAAGTtggttatataatattttttttatatttaagtgtACAATtgtttacacaaaaaaaagattaagaatatttatataaattattaatatacattgaaCAAAGATATTCTAATGTTGTATAACGATACAGTAGATACGgggatatatttaaaaaggagTAGcacaagaatattaataaatcttaataatatatatatatatgtatatatatatatatatatatatatatatatatatatatatatatataaattaaaaaaaaagataaataatattaattattaatatcaatgataaattgcataatattgagaaaatatagttgagaaaattttaaatttattgagaatTACCTGTTCTTTTACTTCTTTCTCGATCTTCTCTACCAAGATGTGTTCCTCAGGTGCGTAATTTTCATCCAGTGGCCGGTATAATGTCGCGCTGACGCACACATGCAGCATGCAACCGCCCAGTAGCAATATCGTGCCATGGAAACCGAAATCCTTGACCAGGAGCTCGATCAGAAGCGGGAACATGAAGCTACCCGCGGCAGTGCCGGACACGCAGATCCCGTTTGCCAGTGCGCGATGCTTATCGAAGTACTGCGACACCAGGATTATACCCGGCGTCGTAGACAAGCCGCCGCCGATacctataaaattttttttcctcgataaCGTAAGATGAAGTGTGGTCTGATCGATGAATGAGAAGACATAATTGAAGTTTAGCAAACCTGTCAGCACTCCGAATGTAAAAAAGAGATGTATCAATCGCGTGGCAAAGTAACTAGTTATAAGTCCTAGAGCGCAGAAAAGTCCTCCCACAAAAACCACCGTTCGACAACTGTACTTCTGACAGAGCATACTCGTTATTGGAGCTgcaattgaaatattgattcaGTGTATAaaacagtatatatatgtatattaaaaagagtAGATAGACACTTCAGTTTTGAAAAGATTGAAGCCTGcctatatttttgaaaaatggaaattatgcACTCCATTGagcaaaaatttcataaaaaaaatttttcttattcaatgatctaataaattgcaaaaatgtacAAACAAACGCAATCAATTGACAATCAGACTTCAAGCACCGGTAATTTCAAGccgattttgattaaaaaaagatgacaaAAACAGAACGAAATCTTTTTACGACGAAGATGAACTTACCGAGCGCTAGACATAGGCACGTCAGAATCGCCGGTATCCAGGACGCAACCGAAGCGGACGAATCCTTGAATGTCTCCATGACTTCG includes these proteins:
- the LOC126851537 gene encoding monocarboxylate transporter 13 isoform X2, whose product is MSLPREWSFQDSCRASRLLEDVDLDVVAMAASSQEMVVTGSSAIIDENMNNQPATQLGSLLSIHSAPVFDLSGSVAVGAPSPIQPGSLAVQVTATSTPIVPPHLQSPEGTLLEDEDTDNLLTISSLTARPLIAKSRELRSVKCIAPKGKKSRQKNETRKPRNTTYVPLDGGYGWVVVFGAFFVQFWVTGLVKSYGVLYVEVMETFKDSSASVASWIPAILTCLCLALAPITSMLCQKYSCRTVVFVGGLFCALGLITSYFATRLIHLFFTFGVLTGIGGGLSTTPGIILVSQYFDKHRALANGICVSGTAAGSFMFPLLIELLVKDFGFHGTILLLGGCMLHVCVSATLYRPLDENYAPEEHILVEKIEKEVKEQDQDKSTQQKLELLFANDPTARHNMLNELFHQNSNIVAVELTDSDEEKDVMGEGLPMKSISKIRSSSILHSVEDLSTDSTCVYKAARSSLRSLRSSVTAMGPTEQQQPPSSPPSRMPSLTPTAASTESKITFMQRVTRYIDLSLLKNPQFIMMCISVSLMSTGSPYMLYYLPAYVHAAGYTKSEAGYLVAISAALDLCGRLGLGWLSDLKLFDRRKGYIGSVVGAGVAVLAIPMAHSFYVLACSVGMYGLCLGCWFLLVPVLLADQYGTDKISSSYGLVRMFQSFGAISIPPLAGYLRDVTGSYTVCFLCMGTCMVIGGLPLLLVFNENQTDPTTATKLPVNTENNNRQGDTTVKE
- the LOC126851537 gene encoding monocarboxylate transporter 13 isoform X1; amino-acid sequence: MSLPREWSFQDSCRASRLLEDVDLDVVAMAASSQEMVVTGSSAIIDENMNNQPATQLGSLLSIHSAPVFDLSGSVAVGAPSPIQPGSLAVQVTATSTPIVPPHLQSPEGTLLEDEDTDNLLTISSLTARPLIAKSRELRSVKCIAPKGKKSRQKNETRKPRNTTYVPLDGGYGWVVVFGAFFVQFWVTGLVKSYGVLYVEVMETFKDSSASVASWIPAILTCLCLALAPITSMLCQKYSCRTVVFVGGLFCALGLITSYFATRLIHLFFTFGVLTGLLNFNYVFSFIDQTTLHLTLSRKKNFIGIGGGLSTTPGIILVSQYFDKHRALANGICVSGTAAGSFMFPLLIELLVKDFGFHGTILLLGGCMLHVCVSATLYRPLDENYAPEEHILVEKIEKEVKEQDQDKSTQQKLELLFANDPTARHNMLNELFHQNSNIVAVELTDSDEEKDVMGEGLPMKSISKIRSSSILHSVEDLSTDSTCVYKAARSSLRSLRSSVTAMGPTEQQQPPSSPPSRMPSLTPTAASTESKITFMQRVTRYIDLSLLKNPQFIMMCISVSLMSTGSPYMLYYLPAYVHAAGYTKSEAGYLVAISAALDLCGRLGLGWLSDLKLFDRRKGYIGSVVGAGVAVLAIPMAHSFYVLACSVGMYGLCLGCWFLLVPVLLADQYGTDKISSSYGLVRMFQSFGAISIPPLAGYLRDVTGSYTVCFLCMGTCMVIGGLPLLLVFNENQTDPTTATKLPVNTENNNRQGDTTVKE